One Aquarana catesbeiana isolate 2022-GZ linkage group LG04, ASM4218655v1, whole genome shotgun sequence genomic region harbors:
- the FAM161A gene encoding protein FAM161A isoform X1: MAKSHREAVLAAACVQTPVHPHSRTPLTLYERLEEDRLRQDCYKEDRSGDTFSSCSDDGDHPCKMTNSKDWFLDVSRMDHTDKDYYMQVERLKNAHVENMEQLEKMYKNKLNLKGVHSGDPVVKSTYRPAWEQRPSQPDGFNCSLLKPEFNWNVSSGVSEASFGEQSDGEDSCDTQDSTSAKVKILQMWNGFEIQDYIKDTTLDKQKLKRKTDKGKSKEWSHSVTIPEPFEMTVRESKKKEMNAKSKLKIELENALLKKRLEEEAECQKKFIANPVPASVYIPLYHEIMERNEERRRFVKERSKDILLASQKPFQFTEREERKKQYRKLQFFDLEDSVNRYKHFKARPVPKSIYGTSVNERLKEEELYRGIRIHMRSQELLRTSSYPTTTLAGRSSTKSCKAKCSEPVEKPASRPKINTQLPNFQVVHQKNQKRLVKNKSIKHVTICDPFQLRTDNIPSHREKILKDIEADEECLKETRWPYKSPRSQPRKNSLMVSPREEANVVSPRSTESSKRREQAVRKFLEAQLRKEEDEERIRARKKKREKLLKKHITRKVKSIHPQQAKYSHSKLKELRRNEKQRMEEYFEELNAMKDRVSQTPLLLERVRKENASLCAEKRYSGILKDAGLPNDYVLTKGQTLQTSGSFKVPGATKEEVNSDDEEGSSQGTLEIEDLHEDGDDHEASPNESEEEKQEYSTDEDHTDSDS, from the exons GATACGTTTAGTTCCTGTTCTGATGATGGCGACCACCCTTGCAAGATGACGAATTCTAAGGATTGGTTTCTAGATGTTTCAAGAATGGATCACACAGACAAGGATTATTACATGCAGGTGGAGAGACTGAAGAATGCTCATGTGGAGAACATGGAACAGCTGgagaaaatgtacaaaaataaactTAACCTGAAAGGAGTCCACAGTGGTGATCCTGTTGTCAAAAGCACTTATCG GCCAGCGTGGGAGCAGAGACCTTCTCAGCCAGATGGATTTAATTGTTCCTTATTAAAACCTGAATTTAATTGGAATGTCTCCTCTGGTGTATCAGAAGCATCTTTTGGGGAGCAGTCTGATGGAGAAGACAGCTGTGACACACAAGATTCCACTTCTGCTAAAGTGAAAATCCTTCAAATGTGGAATGGATTTGAAATACAGGATTACATTAAGGACACAACACTCGATAAGCAAAAGTTAAAACGTAAAACTGACAAAGGGAAGTCAAAAGAATGGTCTCACAGTGTTACCATTCCAGAACCTTTTGAGATGACTGTTAGGGAGTCCAAGAAAAAGGAGATGAATGCTAAATCCAAATTAAAGATTGAGTTGGAGAACGCTTTGCTAAAgaaaagactggaggaagaagctgaATGTCAAAAGAAGTTCATAGCAAACCCAGTTCCAGCTTCTGTCTACATTCCTCTCTACCATGAGATAATGGAAAGAAATGAAGAAAGACGCAGATTTGTAAAAGAAAGAAGCAAGGATATACTTTTGGCATCTCAGAAACCATTCCAGTTCACTGAAAGGGAAGAGCGcaagaaacaatatagaaagttGCAATTTTTTGATTTGGAAGATTCAGTCAATCGTTATAAGCACTTCAAAGCAAGACCAGTCCCAAAATCTATATATGGAACCTCTGTTAATGAGAGACTTAAAGAAGAAGAGCTATATCGAGGAATTAGGATACATATGAGATCCCAGGAACTCTTACGTACTTCCTCTTATCCTACCACTACGCTGGCAGGTAGAAGTAGCACAAAAAGTTGCAAAGCAAAATGTTCTGAACCAGTAGAAAAACCAGCTAGCAGGCCTAAGATAAATACCCAGTTACCCAATTTTCAGGTTGTGCATCAAAAGAACCAGAAACgccttgtaaaaaataaaagtatcaAACATGTGACGATCTGTGACCCTTTTCAACTACGAACAGATAATATTCCATCTCATAGGGAAAAAATTCTCAAGGACATTGAAGCTGATGAAGAATGTTTAAAGGAGACCCGTTGGCCATATAAGTCTCCCAGGAGCCAGCCACGGAAAAATTCCTTGATGGTATCTCCACGTGAAGAGGCAAATGTTGTAAGTCCAAGATCCACCGAATCCTCTAAAAGAAGAGAACAGGCTGTTAG GAAGTTTCTTGAAGCACAattaagaaaagaagaagatgaggaAAGGATCCGagcaagaaagaagaagagagagaaattACTGAAGAAACATATAACTAGAAAAGTTAAATCTATCCATCCACAGCAAGCCAAATACTCACATAGTAAATTAAAAGAACTCAG GAGAAATGAAAAACAGAGGATGGAAGAGTACTTTGAAGAGTTGAATGCAATGAAAGACCGAGTCTCCCAAACACCTCTCTTACTGGAAAGGGTTCGAAAG GAAAACGCTAGCCTGTGCGCTGAAAAGCGTTACTCTGGTATTCTGAAAGATGCAGGATTGCCTAATGATTATGTGTTAACTAAAGGTCAAACACTCCAAACTTCTGGATCATTCAAAGTTCCTGGTGCAACAAAGGAAGAAGTGAATTCAGATGATGAAGAAGg AAGCTCACAAGGCACATTGGAAATAGAAGATTTACATGAAGATGGTGATGATCATGAGGCCTCTCCCAATGAATCTGAAGAAGAGAAACAGGAATATAGTACCGATGAAGATCACACTGATAGTGATTCTTAA
- the FAM161A gene encoding protein FAM161A isoform X2, translated as MAKSHREAVLAAACVQTPVHPHSRTPLTLYERLEEDRLRQDCYKEDRSGDTFSSCSDDGDHPCKMTNSKDWFLDVSRMDHTDKDYYMQVERLKNAHVENMEQLEKMYKNKLNLKGVHSGDPVVKSTYRPAWEQRPSQPDGFNCSLLKPEFNWNVSSGVSEASFGEQSDGEDSCDTQDSTSAKVKILQMWNGFEIQDYIKDTTLDKQKLKRKTDKGKSKEWSHSVTIPEPFEMTVRESKKKEMNAKSKLKIELENALLKKRLEEEAECQKKFIANPVPASVYIPLYHEIMERNEERRRFVKERSKDILLASQKPFQFTEREERKKQYRKLQFFDLEDSVNRYKHFKARPVPKSIYGTSVNERLKEEELYRGIRIHMRSQELLRTSSYPTTTLAGRSSTKSCKAKCSEPVEKPASRPKINTQLPNFQVVHQKNQKRLVKNKSIKHVTICDPFQLRTDNIPSHREKILKDIEADEECLKETRWPYKSPRSQPRKNSLMVSPREEANVVSPRSTESSKRREQAVRRNEKQRMEEYFEELNAMKDRVSQTPLLLERVRKENASLCAEKRYSGILKDAGLPNDYVLTKGQTLQTSGSFKVPGATKEEVNSDDEEGSSQGTLEIEDLHEDGDDHEASPNESEEEKQEYSTDEDHTDSDS; from the exons GATACGTTTAGTTCCTGTTCTGATGATGGCGACCACCCTTGCAAGATGACGAATTCTAAGGATTGGTTTCTAGATGTTTCAAGAATGGATCACACAGACAAGGATTATTACATGCAGGTGGAGAGACTGAAGAATGCTCATGTGGAGAACATGGAACAGCTGgagaaaatgtacaaaaataaactTAACCTGAAAGGAGTCCACAGTGGTGATCCTGTTGTCAAAAGCACTTATCG GCCAGCGTGGGAGCAGAGACCTTCTCAGCCAGATGGATTTAATTGTTCCTTATTAAAACCTGAATTTAATTGGAATGTCTCCTCTGGTGTATCAGAAGCATCTTTTGGGGAGCAGTCTGATGGAGAAGACAGCTGTGACACACAAGATTCCACTTCTGCTAAAGTGAAAATCCTTCAAATGTGGAATGGATTTGAAATACAGGATTACATTAAGGACACAACACTCGATAAGCAAAAGTTAAAACGTAAAACTGACAAAGGGAAGTCAAAAGAATGGTCTCACAGTGTTACCATTCCAGAACCTTTTGAGATGACTGTTAGGGAGTCCAAGAAAAAGGAGATGAATGCTAAATCCAAATTAAAGATTGAGTTGGAGAACGCTTTGCTAAAgaaaagactggaggaagaagctgaATGTCAAAAGAAGTTCATAGCAAACCCAGTTCCAGCTTCTGTCTACATTCCTCTCTACCATGAGATAATGGAAAGAAATGAAGAAAGACGCAGATTTGTAAAAGAAAGAAGCAAGGATATACTTTTGGCATCTCAGAAACCATTCCAGTTCACTGAAAGGGAAGAGCGcaagaaacaatatagaaagttGCAATTTTTTGATTTGGAAGATTCAGTCAATCGTTATAAGCACTTCAAAGCAAGACCAGTCCCAAAATCTATATATGGAACCTCTGTTAATGAGAGACTTAAAGAAGAAGAGCTATATCGAGGAATTAGGATACATATGAGATCCCAGGAACTCTTACGTACTTCCTCTTATCCTACCACTACGCTGGCAGGTAGAAGTAGCACAAAAAGTTGCAAAGCAAAATGTTCTGAACCAGTAGAAAAACCAGCTAGCAGGCCTAAGATAAATACCCAGTTACCCAATTTTCAGGTTGTGCATCAAAAGAACCAGAAACgccttgtaaaaaataaaagtatcaAACATGTGACGATCTGTGACCCTTTTCAACTACGAACAGATAATATTCCATCTCATAGGGAAAAAATTCTCAAGGACATTGAAGCTGATGAAGAATGTTTAAAGGAGACCCGTTGGCCATATAAGTCTCCCAGGAGCCAGCCACGGAAAAATTCCTTGATGGTATCTCCACGTGAAGAGGCAAATGTTGTAAGTCCAAGATCCACCGAATCCTCTAAAAGAAGAGAACAGGCTGTTAG GAGAAATGAAAAACAGAGGATGGAAGAGTACTTTGAAGAGTTGAATGCAATGAAAGACCGAGTCTCCCAAACACCTCTCTTACTGGAAAGGGTTCGAAAG GAAAACGCTAGCCTGTGCGCTGAAAAGCGTTACTCTGGTATTCTGAAAGATGCAGGATTGCCTAATGATTATGTGTTAACTAAAGGTCAAACACTCCAAACTTCTGGATCATTCAAAGTTCCTGGTGCAACAAAGGAAGAAGTGAATTCAGATGATGAAGAAGg AAGCTCACAAGGCACATTGGAAATAGAAGATTTACATGAAGATGGTGATGATCATGAGGCCTCTCCCAATGAATCTGAAGAAGAGAAACAGGAATATAGTACCGATGAAGATCACACTGATAGTGATTCTTAA